ACGGTCGTCACGCTGACATCCACGCACTTCACGTCCGTGAAGCCGGCACGCCGCAACCAGAGCATAAGCGCCGGCACCGACGGCAAAAACCACACGTTACGCATCTGCGCGTAACGATCTTCCGGCACCAGCACCTGCTGCTGATCGCCTTCGATCACCAGCGTTTCCAGCACCAGTTCACCGCCCTTGACCAGGCAGTCCTTCAAGGCCAGCAAATGCTCGATCGGTGAGCGGCGGTGATAGAACACGCCCATGGAAAACACCGTGTCGAAGCCTTCGAGCTCTGGTGGCAGGTCTTCGAAGGGGAAGGGCAGGTGCCAGGCATTGGGCTCGGACAAATAGCGCTGAACGGCCTGGAATTGGCAGAAGAACAGCCAATTGGGATCGACGCCGATCACGCTGTCTGCACCGGCGCCAAGCATGCGCCACATGTAGTATCCGTTGCCGCAACCGACATCGAGGATGCGTTTGCCCTTCAGGTCCAGATGCGGAGCAACGCGCGACCACTTCCAGTCCGAACGCCATTCAGTGTCGACGTGAACGCCAAACAGATCGAACGGACCCTTACGCCACGGCGACAAACCCATCAGCGCCGTACGCATTTGCGCACGGGTTGCATCGTCGCAATCTGTGTCCAGGCTCAGGCCGTTGAGCAAGTCGACCTCGCTCGGCTGGATCTTCGGCAAGGCGTCCAGCGCACTTTGCCAGCGCTCAAGGTCGCCATGACCCTTTTCCATTTTCTTGTCGAGTTGCGCTTGCAAGGTATTGGCCCAGTCGGCCAGCGGTGTGCCGGCCAGACGGCGGGCGAGAGGGGACAGATCAATCATGGCAAGGCAATCAACGAGGCAAAGTTAAGACACTGGAACCACGGCACGACTTTCGAAAACCCGGCGGCCAGCAGGCGCTCGCGGTGTTCTTCGAGGCTGTCGGGCTTCATGACGTTTTCGATGGCGCTACGCTTCTGGGCGATTTCCAGTTCGCTGTAGCCGTTGGCGCGTTTGAACGCGACGTGCAGGTCGGTGAGGAGCGCGTGCTCTTCGGGGTCGTTGAAGCGCAGCTTCTCCGAGAGGATCAACGCGCCGCCGGGTAACAGCGATTGGCGGATGCGACTCAGTAGCGCGGTACGCTGCTCGGGGGCGATGAATTGCAGCGTGAAGTTCAGCGCCACTACCGAAGCTGGCTGGAATTGCAAAGCGAGGATGTCGCCTTCGATCACTTCGACCGGCAGCAATTCCTGGAACATCGAATCCTGGCCGTTGAGGTACTCGCGGCAGCGCTCGACCATCGCCACGGAGTTATCCACAGCGATGACGCGGCAGCCATCGGTGCGCACGTGACGGCGCAACGCCTGAGTCACTGCGCCGAGGGACGAGCCGAGGTCGTAGAGCACGCTGTTGGGCTGGGCGAATTGCGCAGCGAGCACGCCGAGGTTTTCAACGATGGTCGGATAGCCGGGCACCGAGCGCTTGATCATGTCCGGGAACACCCGCACCACGTCCTCGTTAAAGGCGAAGTCGGGCACCTGGGCCAAAGGCTGGGCGAAAAGGCGATCGGGTTCTTTGCTCACGGCGGTTCCAGCGGCGTAGGTGGAAAAGGCCGGCATTTTAGCCAACTTGGCGCGGGGATGCGCGGGTTGTCTGATAAACCGCCTGGCTCATGCAGTTTGAGTGGTGAAAGGGCTGTTGTGGCGAGGGAGCTTGCTCCCGCTGGGCTGCGCAGCAGCCCCAAAACCATTCAATCGCGTTTCAATCGATGCACCGGAGTAGCCGGGTTTGCGACTGCTGAGCAGCCGAGCGGGAGCAAGCTCCCTCGCCACAGGGATCAGCGTTGTTTTTGAGAAAACGCCGACGCCGTAATCCCCCATTGCCCCAGCCAATAGCTGAGGATGATCACGTAGGGCGCGGCATGAAACGGCGCGACAAATCGATTGATGCCAATCACGCTATCGGAAAACACAAACGCCAGCGCACCGGCCGCCGCCAGCAGCGCCGAGCGTTTGGGCACATCGGTGCCCAGGCGAGCCAGCGCCCGCCAAAGCATCGCACTGATGGCCAGGCCATAGACAATCACCGGGATCAGCAGGGGGCCCAGACCATTGGCAATCAAAATCCCCAGCAGCAAAGCGCCAACGCCCAGCGCGAGGATCAATGGCAACACCGCCAATCGTCGGCAATCACTCAAATACGCTTTCAGATACGCCAGATGCGCGACCAAAAACGCCCCGAGGCCGAACACGAACAAATCCCCCGGCCACGCCAGCAACACATCGCCAAGCAGGGAAAAAATCAGGCCCAGGCTGATCCAGCGCCGATATTCGCTGGGCGGCGCGTCGTGCAGCCAGCCGAGCAAGGCCAGCACGGGCAGCGGTTTGACCAGCAGGCAAAGCAACGCAGCATGCACGCTCAGGCCGTAGAGAAAAGTCACCGCGCCCATCAGCGCCAGAATCAGCCAGCCCACGATCAGTTAACCGAAATCGCGCAGTCGAAGGTTTCCACCGCCGGCACTTCCGGGGCCCAAGGCTGTTGCGAAGTCAGGCGCAAGCGCCCCGAACCGGCGGCAAACGCCTGAAAGCGCCAGGTCGATACGCCGGCCGCACCCACGACACCGGCATCTTCCGGGTTGCGATACACCTCCGGCCCCAGCGAGCGCAATACGCCACCGGCCGAATCCTGGATCGCCCAACGGTAACCCGTGGTCGGGTTGCTCGGCAGGGTCAGGATCAGGTTTTGCCCACTGGTGAGTTTCACCGGGCATTCGCTTTGTTTTTCCACGGTCACGTTCTGTTTCGGTTGCGTGGCGCAGGCGGCCAGCAAAGCGAGGGCGAGGGGGACAAACAAGCGGGTGGGGGACATAAGGTCAGTGGCTCCGGCATTCACGACGAACGGCGAGCATAACTGAAGATGAGACAAATTGTGACGTGAGGAGCTACGGGCGCGATCCTTTGGTACCTGTTTAGCGCCCGTAGATGTGCAGTCAGGTCTACTTCGCAGAGGAGTAGGTCATTTGACTTAGAAAATTTCCTAAAATCCCGAAGGTTTTACCGGTCGTCAACGACTCTACGGTGAGTTCGAAGGAGTTGACCAGATAATCCATTTGATAAGGCAAGTTGCCCAAAACGGTCAGGACTACTTTGCCTTCGATTGCTTTGTAATGCTCGAGGGATTTAGGGCCCAGTATATCGTTAAGCCTTTCATGGAAGTTCGCTGCACGGAAAGGTGATCCCTCTTCCCCGAGGGTGTGAGTGCCACTCTTGATGTCTTTGCTGAAAGTAAACGACAGTTGCTTTTCGCCAGGTAAGCCCCGGTTCTGAAAACCCGCAATCGTTGTTTCGTCCGGGATTAAAAGACGATACTCCAAATCAGGTGAGTCGACTGCAATCCGGCCGGCGCTGAATTTCATCCTGCCATCTACGGCGAACAGGTCCTGGGCAGCGGGGCTGATTTCATCTACCGTCATGTGCTAATTCCTTTTGATAGTGAGCCATTGTCGAGTTGGAGTTTGGCGATCAATTCAATAGGAGGTAACTGTCATATCTGACAGTTACTTAGCTTTATTAGGAATAAGAGTAGTTCGCCAGCACACTTGCAGTGCATGCATGATGGCGAACATCCTGTCAGAACAAAATTTTCGCCACATCCGCAAAACGCTTGGCGAAATGCACGGTAATCCCTTCCTTCAGGTAATCCGGCAACTCATCAAAGCTTCCACGGTTAGGCTCCGGCAAGATCAATTCAAAAATTTTCTGCCGCCGCGCCGCAATGACCTTTTCACGCACCCCGCCAATCGGCAAGACATGCCCGGTCAGCGTCAGTTCGCCGGTCATGGCCACGCCTTTTTTCGGCGGCTGATTGCGTGCAAGCGAAAGCAAGGCACTGGCCATGGTCACGCCGGCACTTGGGCCGTCTTTCGGGGTGGCGCCTTCCGGGACGTGCAGGTGGACGAAGGCTTCGTCGAAGAACTTCGGATCCCCGCCAAACGACTTCAGGTTGGAGCTGACATAGCTGTAGGCGATTTCCGCCGACTCTTTCATCACGTCGCCCAGTTGCCCGGTGAGTTTGAAGCCCCGGTTGAGCGTGTGAATCCGCGTCGCTTCGATCGGCAGGGTCGCGCCGCCCATACTGGTCCAGGCCAGGCCTGTGATCACACCGGTACCCGACAGCACTTGCTCGTTACGGAACACCGGATGGCCGAGTGAGGCTTCGAGGTCTTTCGGTCCGATTTTGATCACTGCTTTTGGTTCGTCGATCAACTTCACCACGGCTTTACGCACCAGTTTGCCCAGTTGTTTTTCCAACTGGCGCACCCCGGCCTCACGGGCGTAGCCATCGATCAGGGCTTTCAAGGCACTGTCACTGATGGCCAGGCTGCCTTTCGACACGCCGGCCTTCTCCAGTTGCTTGGGCCACAAGTGGCGCTTGGCAATGGCGATTTTTTCTTCGGTGATGTAACCCGACAGGCGAATCACTTCCATCCGGTCCAGCAACGGGCCGGGGATTGAATCGAGGGTGTTGGCAGTGCAGACGAACAGCACTTTCGACAGGTCCAGACGCAGGTCCAGGTAGTGGTCGAGGAATTCGACGTTCTGTTCCGGGTCGAGGGTTTCCAGCAGCGCCGAGGCCGGGTCGCCCTGGTAGCTCTGGCCCATCTTGTCGATCTCGTCGAGCATGATCACCGGGTTCATCACTTCGACGTCTTTCAACGCCTGCACCAGTTTGCCCGGTTGCGCGCCGATGTAGGTGCGGCGGTGGCCCTTGATCTCGGCTTCGTCGCGCATGCCGCCGAGGCTGAAACGATAGAACGGCCGGCCAAGGGATTCGGCGATGGATTTACCGACGCTGGTCTTGCCCACGCCGGGCGGACCCACCAACAGCACGATGGAGCCGCTGATTTCACCTTTATAGGCACCGACCGCGAGGAATTCGAGGATGCGGTCCTTGATGTCGTCCAGGCCGGCGTGGTGTTTGTCCAGGACCTTGCGCGCGTGCTTGAGGTCGAGTTTGTCCTCGCCGTACACGCCCCATGGCACCGAGGTGGCCCAGTCGAGGTAGTTGCGGGTGACCGCGTACTCCGGCGACCCGGTTTCGAGGATCGACAGCTTGTTCATTTCCTCTTCGATGCGTTTTTGCGCTTGCGTCGACAGGATCTTGCCTTCCAGACGCTGCTCGAACTGTTCGATGTCAGCGCTGCGGTCATCTTTGGTCAGGCCCAGCTCTTGCTGGATGACCTTCAGTTGTTCCTTGAGGAAGAACTCGCGCTGGTGCTCACCGAT
This DNA window, taken from Pseudomonas fluorescens NCIMB 11764, encodes the following:
- the cmoB gene encoding tRNA 5-methoxyuridine(34)/uridine 5-oxyacetic acid(34) synthase CmoB, producing MIDLSPLARRLAGTPLADWANTLQAQLDKKMEKGHGDLERWQSALDALPKIQPSEVDLLNGLSLDTDCDDATRAQMRTALMGLSPWRKGPFDLFGVHVDTEWRSDWKWSRVAPHLDLKGKRILDVGCGNGYYMWRMLGAGADSVIGVDPNWLFFCQFQAVQRYLSEPNAWHLPFPFEDLPPELEGFDTVFSMGVFYHRRSPIEHLLALKDCLVKGGELVLETLVIEGDQQQVLVPEDRYAQMRNVWFLPSVPALMLWLRRAGFTDVKCVDVSVTTVEEQRGTEWMKYQSLSDFLDPEDHSKTIEGLPAPMRAVIVARK
- the cmoA gene encoding carboxy-S-adenosyl-L-methionine synthase CmoA — its product is MPAFSTYAAGTAVSKEPDRLFAQPLAQVPDFAFNEDVVRVFPDMIKRSVPGYPTIVENLGVLAAQFAQPNSVLYDLGSSLGAVTQALRRHVRTDGCRVIAVDNSVAMVERCREYLNGQDSMFQELLPVEVIEGDILALQFQPASVVALNFTLQFIAPEQRTALLSRIRQSLLPGGALILSEKLRFNDPEEHALLTDLHVAFKRANGYSELEIAQKRSAIENVMKPDSLEEHRERLLAAGFSKVVPWFQCLNFASLIALP
- a CDS encoding lysoplasmalogenase, whose translation is MGWLILALMGAVTFLYGLSVHAALLCLLVKPLPVLALLGWLHDAPPSEYRRWISLGLIFSLLGDVLLAWPGDLFVFGLGAFLVAHLAYLKAYLSDCRRLAVLPLILALGVGALLLGILIANGLGPLLIPVIVYGLAISAMLWRALARLGTDVPKRSALLAAAGALAFVFSDSVIGINRFVAPFHAAPYVIILSYWLGQWGITASAFSQKQR
- a CDS encoding protease inhibitor I42 family protein → MSPTRLFVPLALALLAACATQPKQNVTVEKQSECPVKLTSGQNLILTLPSNPTTGYRWAIQDSAGGVLRSLGPEVYRNPEDAGVVGAAGVSTWRFQAFAAGSGRLRLTSQQPWAPEVPAVETFDCAISVN
- the lon gene encoding endopeptidase La encodes the protein MSDQQEFPEDPSEYADPENAEHHSTGKGLALPGQNLPDKVYIIPIHNRPFFPAQVLPVIVNEEPWAETLDLVSKSDHHSLALFYMDTPQEDPRHFDTSALPLYGTLVKVHHASRENGKLQFVAQGLTRVRIRTWLKHHRPPYLVEVEYPHQPTEPTDEVKAYGMALINAIKELLPLNPLYSEELKNYLNRFSPNDPSPLTDFAAALTSATGSELQEVLDCVPMLKRMEKVLPMLRKEVEVARLQKEISAEVNRKIGEHQREFFLKEQLKVIQQELGLTKDDRSADIEQFEQRLEGKILSTQAQKRIEEEMNKLSILETGSPEYAVTRNYLDWATSVPWGVYGEDKLDLKHARKVLDKHHAGLDDIKDRILEFLAVGAYKGEISGSIVLLVGPPGVGKTSVGKSIAESLGRPFYRFSLGGMRDEAEIKGHRRTYIGAQPGKLVQALKDVEVMNPVIMLDEIDKMGQSYQGDPASALLETLDPEQNVEFLDHYLDLRLDLSKVLFVCTANTLDSIPGPLLDRMEVIRLSGYITEEKIAIAKRHLWPKQLEKAGVSKGSLAISDSALKALIDGYAREAGVRQLEKQLGKLVRKAVVKLIDEPKAVIKIGPKDLEASLGHPVFRNEQVLSGTGVITGLAWTSMGGATLPIEATRIHTLNRGFKLTGQLGDVMKESAEIAYSYVSSNLKSFGGDPKFFDEAFVHLHVPEGATPKDGPSAGVTMASALLSLARNQPPKKGVAMTGELTLTGHVLPIGGVREKVIAARRQKIFELILPEPNRGSFDELPDYLKEGITVHFAKRFADVAKILF